Proteins co-encoded in one Odontesthes bonariensis isolate fOdoBon6 chromosome 24, fOdoBon6.hap1, whole genome shotgun sequence genomic window:
- the slc2a12 gene encoding solute carrier family 2, facilitated glucose transporter member 12, translating into MDLKTETKKMTSYLPDSHSSETQKLTPPRGPGCSWLVVLAAVSASLSGLMLGYEMGLTSGVLLQLRGVLSLSCREQELLVSSHLLGALLVCLAGGPILDRYGRRCSLLVSAGLVIGGTMVLIAVTSLVALTLGRVVVGMGTALSGTAACLYIAEISPRERRGLLVTLYELMLVVGVMLGFGCSYAFATLPNGWAYTFGLVIPPALLQIGALVFLPPSPRFLVTQGKVEQARVVLVRMRGGVKEQVAVELRDIQAGLKEESEHNFWELFSAKANLRSRLLTGVALVFLQQATGQPNILSYASPLLRSVGFNSDSAATLASTGFGVVKVVGTIPAVLLVDRVGPKSFLCVGAVAMGMSLAALGTLTMKSHTHLTSLCKSQTVLNHTDVPWDLNRTSIDLDSTGTFSTLPPSQWDTEEAQRTETDADGTGRSGGGGTPLEVSSSLKWASLISLLVFVAAFSISLGPMVYVVLSEIFPMGVRGKAVSVVSAVNWATNLLISMTFLTITEKIGAHNVMFLYSAMSFVLLVFVILCVPETKGRTLEEISKELAKKKNFKVKLFRHAQPQDSLISKSPSTENPEKA; encoded by the exons ATGGACCTCAAGACTGAGACCAAGAAGATGACCTCTTACCTCCCGGACAGCCACTCTAGTGAGACCCAGAAACTGACCCCACCCAGAGGACCAG GCTGCAGCTGGCTGGTGGTGCTTGCAGCTGTGTCAGCCTCTCTGAGTGGCCTGATGTTGGGCTATGAAATGGGCTTGACCTCTGGGGTGCTGCTGCAACTGCGGGGCGTTCTCTCCCTCTCCTGCAGGGAACAGGAACTGCTGGTCAGCTCCCACCTGCTGGGAGCTCTCCTCGTCTGCTTGGCCGGAGGCCCCATTCTTGATCGCTATGGCCGGCGCTGCTCTTTGCTCGTGAGCGCTGGCCTGGTGATTGGAGGAACCATGGTGCTCATTGCTGTGACCTCACTTGTTGCACTCACACTGGGCCGTGTAGTTGTCGGCATGGGAACAGCTCTGTCGGGGACAGCAGCGTGTCTGTACATAGCGGAAATCTCACCGAGGGAGAGGAGAGGTCTGCTAGTGACTCTGTACGAGCTGATGTTGGTTGTGGGGGTAATGCTGGGATTCGGCTGTAGTTACGCCTTTGCCACCTTGCCTAACGGCTGGGCGTATACATTTGGACTTGTAATTCCGCCAGCACTGCTCCAGATAGGTGCTCTCGTCTTTCTCCCACCGAGTCCACGCTTCCTTGTTACTCAGGGCAAAGTGGAGCAGGCGAGGGTAGTGCTGGTCAGAATGAGGGGGGGTGTTAAGGAGCAGGTCGCAGTGGAGCTCAGGGACATCCAGGCTGGACTAAAAGAAGAATCAGAGCATAATTTCTGGGAGCTTTTCAGTGCCAAGGCTAACCTGCGTTCACGGCTGCTAACAGGTGTGGCCTTAGTCTTCCTCCAGCAGGCTACCGGACAGCCCAACATCCTCTCCTACGCCTCCCCTCTCCTGCGCAGTGTGGGCTTCAACAGCGATAGTGCAGCTACCTTGGCCTCTACAGGTTTCGGAGTAGTCAAAGTAGTCGGCACCATCCCTGCTGTATTGCTGGTCGACCGCGTGGGACCCAAgtcctttttgtgtgtgggggCTGTTGCAATGGGAATGTCGCTGGCTGCACTCGGAACACTGACAATGAAGAGCCACACTCACCTCACAAGCCTTTGTAAAAGTCAGACTGTACTAAACCACACAGATGTGCCGTGGGACTTAAACCGGACCTCTATAGACTTGGACAGCACTGGcactttttccactctccccccCAGCCAGTGGGACACTGAGGAGGCACAAAGAACTGAAACAGATGCTGACGGGACTGGGAGATCAGGAGGGGGAGGGACTCCTTTAGAAGTGTCTTCCTCGCTGAAGTGGGCGTCATTGATCAGCCTGCTGGTGTTTGTGGCAGCCTTCTCCATTAGCCTTGGGCCAA TGGTATATGTGGTTCTCAGTGAGATCTTCCCCATGGGAGTGAGAGGCAAAGCTGTGTCCGTAGTGTCAGCTGTAAACTGGGCCACGAACCTGCTCATCTCCATGACATTCCTCACCATCACAG aaAAGATTGGCGCTCATAATGTGATGTTCCTGTACTCTGCCATGAGCTTTGTTCTGCTGGTGTTCGTCATCCTCTGCGTCCCCGAGACCAAAGGCCGCACACTGGAGGAGATATCCAAAGAGCTGGCTAAGAA GAAGAACTTTAAGGTGAAACTTTTCAGGCACGCACAGCCTCAAGACAGCCTCATCAGCAAGAGCCCATCCACAGAAAATCCAGAAAAAgcctga